The Pseudanabaena galeata CCNP1313 genome includes a region encoding these proteins:
- a CDS encoding ribulose bisphosphate carboxylase small subunit, protein MQTLPKERRYETLSYLPPLSDAQITRQIEYTLKQGFYPAIEFNEDSDPAIHYWTLWKLPLFNARTPQEVLSEVQACRSSYPGSFIRVVAFDNIKQCQVQSFIVHKPNAARY, encoded by the coding sequence ATGCAAACTTTACCAAAAGAGCGTCGTTACGAAACTCTTTCTTACCTTCCCCCTTTGAGCGATGCTCAAATCACTCGTCAAATCGAGTACACCTTGAAGCAAGGTTTCTATCCTGCGATCGAATTTAACGAAGATTCCGATCCTGCAATCCACTACTGGACTCTTTGGAAGTTGCCCTTGTTCAACGCCAGAACTCCTCAAGAAGTTTTGAGCGAAGTTCAAGCTTGCCGCTCTAGCTATCCTGGTAGCTTCATCCGTGTTGTTGCTTTCGACAACATCAAGCAGTGCCAAGTCCAAAGCTTCATCGTCCACAAGCCTAACGCTGCTCGTTACTAA
- a CDS encoding type II toxin-antitoxin system RelE family toxin, producing the protein MWKVEYTKRFLKELAQLPDNVQGRIENIIFHELKSENPFNLGYIEKMKGYPDKYKIRVGDYRIGISIDVSLKQIICQRVAHRREIYRIFP; encoded by the coding sequence ATGTGGAAAGTTGAGTATACTAAGCGCTTTCTGAAAGAGCTTGCTCAACTTCCAGATAATGTGCAAGGACGAATTGAAAATATCATTTTTCACGAGCTAAAGTCAGAAAATCCGTTTAATCTCGGTTATATTGAAAAGATGAAGGGCTATCCTGACAAATATAAAATTCGTGTGGGTGATTACAGGATTGGTATTTCTATAGATGTATCTCTCAAGCAAATAATTTGTCAGAGAGTGGCTCATCGCCGAGAAATATATAGAATTTTCCCGTAG
- a CDS encoding type II toxin-antitoxin system HicB family antitoxin, whose product MKYLVVIEETQTGYSAYSPDILGCVSTGATLEEVNENMQEAIAFHIDGLIEEGLEIPKPST is encoded by the coding sequence ATGAAGTACCTTGTAGTTATAGAAGAGACTCAAACAGGTTATTCCGCATACTCACCCGATATTTTGGGTTGTGTATCTACAGGGGCAACGCTGGAAGAAGTTAATGAAAATATGCAAGAGGCGATCGCGTTTCATATCGATGGTCTTATAGAAGAAGGGCTAGAAATTCCTAAGCCTTCTACCTAA
- a CDS encoding DUF3370 domain-containing protein, which yields MLTAFLVSLLTPITPVSPTVNPVNSPNVTHKVAQAASQRQIILDRQEMRPLMGQLDDVPMFNSNSPEIVQTEGILLSAFPPEGMAHPKAHLNFPFQGRFDLFTHHISKAPPPEDLRTLYIGAIAYNPTDQPVKIDILQGASYLSQPDAPFYDAPNYSLNNNGEVYRGPGDRAMLDILRGRRQAIFPAQIVIPPKQSRMLMNVPIPVKELEPPLNGRSGLSRLRSDGKVYMATLALYARLNADGTERAPDLAEWEEILKKGELSKPRDVVPTPPDLTEGRFEYSRVAGVQLGSQWFGNLTDKDSNDLAIPKRGESYSYGLSLLQYGTMGTGQVQTAPLKVRYPDTAYSAHGNYGVQYNLTMPLHNPTSETQTVVLTFQNPIKYDKPVGGLQFFEPLPDDVFFRGSVRVRFRDDRGLAQTRYVHLKLRRGERGKPLVTLTMPPSDRRVVQFDFLYPADATPPQVLTVTTTP from the coding sequence ATGTTGACAGCTTTTTTAGTGTCGCTATTAACTCCAATTACACCAGTTTCGCCTACAGTAAACCCAGTAAACAGTCCTAATGTCACTCATAAAGTTGCTCAAGCTGCCAGCCAACGCCAAATTATCCTAGATCGCCAAGAAATGCGTCCCCTTATGGGACAACTTGACGATGTACCAATGTTTAATAGCAACAGTCCTGAGATCGTGCAAACAGAAGGGATTTTGCTGTCAGCTTTTCCACCTGAAGGGATGGCTCATCCCAAAGCGCATTTAAACTTTCCCTTTCAAGGACGGTTCGATTTATTTACACACCATATTTCCAAAGCTCCACCACCAGAAGACTTAAGGACTTTGTATATTGGCGCGATCGCCTATAATCCAACCGATCAACCCGTAAAAATCGATATATTGCAAGGCGCTAGCTATCTCAGCCAGCCCGATGCACCTTTTTACGATGCGCCGAACTACTCTCTAAACAACAATGGCGAAGTGTATCGAGGTCCTGGAGATCGCGCCATGCTCGATATTTTACGCGGTCGTCGTCAGGCTATTTTCCCTGCTCAGATTGTGATTCCACCCAAGCAAAGCCGCATGTTAATGAATGTGCCGATTCCTGTAAAGGAATTAGAGCCACCCTTAAATGGGCGATCGGGCTTATCGCGGTTACGTAGTGATGGCAAGGTCTATATGGCGACGCTTGCACTCTATGCGCGTCTTAATGCTGATGGAACCGAACGCGCTCCTGATCTTGCAGAATGGGAAGAGATTCTCAAAAAAGGAGAGTTATCTAAACCTCGCGATGTCGTGCCTACGCCACCTGATTTGACGGAAGGAAGATTTGAATATAGCCGTGTAGCTGGTGTGCAGCTAGGTTCCCAATGGTTTGGGAATTTGACCGATAAAGATAGTAATGATCTAGCCATTCCCAAACGTGGCGAATCCTATTCCTATGGTTTGAGTCTGTTGCAATATGGCACGATGGGAACGGGACAAGTACAAACAGCACCGCTAAAGGTTCGCTATCCTGATACTGCTTATTCTGCTCACGGCAATTATGGAGTGCAGTACAATTTGACGATGCCTCTGCATAACCCTACCAGCGAGACCCAAACCGTCGTTCTCACATTTCAAAATCCAATCAAATACGATAAACCTGTTGGCGGGTTGCAATTTTTTGAACCTTTACCCGATGATGTATTTTTCCGTGGTTCGGTAAGAGTGAGATTTCGCGATGACAGGGGCTTAGCACAAACGCGCTATGTACATTTAAAGTTGCGTCGAGGAGAAAGAGGTAAACCTTTGGTGACATTAACTATGCCACCAAGCGATCGCCGTGTCGTCCAGTTTGATTTCCTCTATCCTGCGGATGCTACGCCTCCACAGGTGTTAACAGTAACAACTACACCTTAG
- a CDS encoding WecB/TagA/CpsF family glycosyltransferase has product MTTQYLEMFILRQFGVLGLPVHIHENYRDWLAQRLQSSQGTHVVTINAEMTMQARKNPDLASVIKQAELVVPDGSGIVLYLRSQGQKINRCPGIELSEQIVQVAAEQQWRIFLIGGAPNVVDSVVNIWQQKWRDMAIAGMHHGYFDDMLEQQICEQLQSTQPDLILVGLGVPRQELWIQKYRYLCPNAVWIGVGGSFDVWSGLKTRAPEWFGNNNLEWLYRLYQEPWRWRRMLSLPHFVWCVTKDSIFRPKKV; this is encoded by the coding sequence ATGACTACGCAGTATTTGGAGATGTTTATTTTGCGTCAGTTTGGTGTGCTTGGTCTGCCCGTACATATTCATGAAAACTATCGTGATTGGTTAGCTCAAAGACTACAGTCTAGCCAAGGCACACATGTAGTCACCATAAATGCAGAAATGACCATGCAGGCTAGGAAAAATCCTGACTTGGCAAGTGTCATTAAGCAGGCTGAGTTAGTTGTGCCAGATGGTTCAGGCATTGTGCTTTATCTACGATCGCAGGGTCAAAAAATCAACCGATGCCCAGGAATTGAACTGTCGGAGCAGATTGTACAGGTTGCAGCCGAACAGCAATGGCGCATTTTCTTAATTGGGGGCGCTCCCAATGTTGTGGATAGTGTGGTCAATATTTGGCAGCAAAAATGGAGAGATATGGCGATCGCAGGAATGCATCACGGGTATTTTGATGACATGCTCGAACAGCAAATCTGCGAACAGTTACAAAGCACACAACCCGATCTAATCCTTGTAGGGCTTGGAGTACCACGTCAAGAGCTATGGATTCAAAAATATCGCTATCTTTGTCCTAATGCTGTGTGGATCGGCGTAGGTGGTAGCTTTGATGTTTGGTCAGGGCTGAAAACTCGCGCTCCCGAATGGTTTGGTAATAACAATTTAGAATGGCTATATCGACTCTATCAAGAGCCTTGGCGCTGGAGAAGAATGCTTTCCCTACCGCATTTTGTCTGGTGTGTCACCAAAGATTCTATATTCAGACCCAAAAAAGTGTAG
- a CDS encoding VOC family protein codes for MQHHHTSIKTADIFRAIAFYEALGFEVTERFTAGITLACWMQGAGTNLELMQVPEPKNVSNPFGDEHYVGYYHLSFHVENLQVFLLDLVNKLGKVKLLLPPQEQTIGDRTYQVAFVADPDGLPIELMERQD; via the coding sequence ATGCAACATCACCACACTTCGATTAAAACTGCGGATATTTTTCGGGCGATCGCCTTTTATGAAGCTTTAGGCTTTGAGGTGACTGAGCGCTTTACGGCAGGAATTACGCTCGCTTGTTGGATGCAGGGTGCAGGGACTAATCTCGAACTCATGCAGGTTCCTGAACCGAAAAATGTATCTAATCCATTTGGTGATGAGCATTATGTGGGGTACTATCACCTATCTTTTCATGTAGAAAATTTACAAGTTTTTTTGCTAGATCTAGTAAATAAACTAGGAAAAGTTAAATTGTTATTGCCACCGCAAGAACAAACCATAGGCGATCGCACCTATCAAGTTGCCTTTGTCGCTGATCCTGATGGATTGCCAATTGAGCTAATGGAGAGACAAGATTGA
- the rpsN gene encoding 30S ribosomal protein S14: protein MAKKSMIEREKKRAKLVEKYATKLEALKEKFASPELTQQQKVAVHREIQQIPRNANPTRHRNRCWATGRPRGYYKDFGLCRNVLREMAHQGLLPGVVKSSW, encoded by the coding sequence ATGGCTAAGAAAAGCATGATCGAGCGCGAGAAAAAACGCGCTAAGTTAGTTGAAAAATATGCAACTAAGCTCGAAGCACTCAAAGAAAAGTTTGCCAGTCCTGAACTGACACAACAACAAAAAGTTGCCGTACATCGTGAAATCCAACAAATTCCTCGTAACGCCAACCCTACCCGTCACCGTAATCGTTGCTGGGCAACAGGTCGTCCTCGCGGCTATTACAAGGATTTCGGCTTATGCCGCAACGTTTTGCGTGAGATGGCTCACCAAGGCTTGTTGCCAGGTGTAGTTAAATCTAGCTGGTAG
- the thiD gene encoding bifunctional hydroxymethylpyrimidine kinase/phosphomethylpyrimidine kinase produces the protein MTNFHSSQIPIAMTIAGSDSGGGAGIQADLRTFAFHCVHGTNVLTCITAQNTQGVTRVDAMSPESVTAQFEAVMIDMRIGAIKTGMLLNQEIIKTVAKKLVAFGFGNVVVDPVMVSRTGAQLIDDEAIKTMRDVLIPLAAISTPNRYEAQILANMDIHTLEDMQTAAQNIYKLGTRSVLVKGGGMTGALKAVDVWFDGDRLEVLQTEVIDTNHTHGTGCTLSAAIAANLALGKPRFQAVQEAKNYVTEALKYALAIGKGQGPVGHFFPLLK, from the coding sequence ATGACCAATTTCCATAGCTCACAAATTCCGATCGCTATGACGATCGCTGGTTCTGATAGTGGCGGTGGCGCAGGCATACAGGCTGATTTACGCACCTTTGCTTTTCATTGTGTCCATGGAACTAATGTCCTCACCTGCATCACCGCCCAGAATACGCAGGGAGTAACGCGGGTAGATGCGATGTCGCCTGAATCCGTAACCGCACAATTTGAAGCCGTAATGATTGATATGCGAATTGGAGCCATCAAAACGGGGATGTTGCTCAATCAAGAGATTATTAAAACTGTGGCGAAGAAGCTAGTTGCCTTTGGATTTGGGAATGTGGTGGTCGATCCTGTGATGGTGTCGCGGACTGGGGCGCAGCTAATTGATGACGAGGCGATAAAAACGATGCGGGATGTATTAATTCCCCTTGCAGCGATCTCTACGCCCAATCGCTACGAGGCGCAAATTCTCGCCAATATGGATATTCACACTCTCGAAGATATGCAAACGGCGGCTCAAAATATTTATAAATTAGGTACGCGATCTGTTTTGGTGAAAGGCGGAGGGATGACGGGCGCTCTTAAGGCTGTTGATGTTTGGTTTGATGGCGATCGCCTTGAGGTTTTGCAGACTGAGGTAATTGATACAAACCATACTCATGGCACAGGTTGCACACTCTCAGCCGCGATCGCTGCCAATCTCGCATTAGGAAAACCACGTTTTCAAGCAGTTCAGGAAGCAAAAAACTATGTGACTGAAGCTTTGAAATATGCCCTAGCGATCGGCAAAGGACAGGGGCCAGTTGGACATTTCTTTCCCTTGTTAAAGTAG
- a CDS encoding GNAT family N-acetyltransferase has product MQIRLALEADLPAIIEIYNAAIPSRLATADLEPISVESRRAWFRSHGDRYPVWVIAIGSHDIQSDQNEQILGWLSLQMFYGRPAYHKTAEVSIYIDPKSQGKGIGKKLLGHAIAQCSSLNISKLVGFIFAHNTASRRLFENFGFTEWGFLPEVAELDGQEQSLVIFGKII; this is encoded by the coding sequence ATGCAAATTCGGTTGGCATTAGAGGCTGACTTACCCGCAATTATTGAAATTTATAATGCTGCTATTCCCAGCCGTCTTGCCACTGCCGATCTGGAACCTATCTCCGTCGAGAGCCGCCGTGCTTGGTTTCGATCGCATGGCGATCGTTATCCTGTCTGGGTAATAGCAATTGGTAGTCACGATATTCAAAGCGATCAAAACGAGCAGATTCTGGGCTGGCTCAGTTTACAGATGTTTTATGGTCGTCCCGCCTATCATAAAACCGCCGAAGTCAGTATCTATATAGATCCTAAATCTCAAGGCAAGGGTATCGGCAAAAAATTGCTTGGTCATGCGATCGCCCAATGTTCCTCGTTAAATATTTCTAAACTAGTCGGCTTTATATTTGCTCACAATACAGCCAGTCGCAGGTTATTTGAAAACTTTGGTTTTACAGAATGGGGATTTTTGCCTGAAGTTGCCGAATTAGACGGACAAGAGCAAAGTTTAGTAATTTTTGGCAAAATTATTTGA
- a CDS encoding LmeA family phospholipid-binding protein codes for MELFAGLLTTVLGLAGSPGIAIDKIATDFLRGQIVRADVLEVRVDNAPNYQVLLGNVDRVRVAGRGVYILEFLRIDQIDLETDPISIDPNVLQSGKVVLRRPLQAAVRVVMRSEDVNTALRSPNVQTSFKNLSIDITGTNKNPEILDLIDPEITFLEGDRLRLAASLQSKPTPAKPNPSKLDVSINAELKTIGGTRLQIINPKIELSGTPVPERIAKAFTEGLNKVLDLRQLESKGITARVIRLELTEGKMQVIGFAKMDALPEQ; via the coding sequence ATGGAATTATTTGCTGGCTTACTTACGACGGTTTTAGGTTTGGCAGGCTCGCCCGGAATTGCGATCGATAAAATTGCGACGGATTTTTTGCGTGGGCAAATTGTAAGGGCTGATGTCCTAGAAGTGCGCGTTGATAACGCTCCTAACTATCAAGTCCTTTTAGGGAACGTCGATCGCGTTCGTGTAGCAGGTCGTGGTGTTTACATCTTAGAATTTTTGCGAATTGATCAGATTGACCTAGAAACCGATCCGATTAGCATCGATCCCAACGTGTTGCAATCGGGCAAAGTTGTTTTACGTCGTCCATTACAGGCGGCTGTGCGCGTCGTCATGCGCTCTGAAGATGTGAATACAGCCCTGCGATCGCCTAACGTCCAAACTTCCTTTAAAAATCTCAGCATTGACATTACAGGAACTAATAAAAATCCCGAAATTTTGGATTTGATCGATCCTGAAATAACTTTTTTGGAAGGCGATCGCCTCCGTCTGGCTGCTTCCCTCCAGTCGAAACCGACTCCTGCTAAGCCCAACCCCAGCAAACTTGATGTTTCTATAAATGCAGAACTAAAAACTATCGGTGGTACAAGACTGCAAATTATTAATCCTAAAATTGAATTGTCAGGTACACCAGTCCCTGAGCGAATTGCTAAAGCTTTTACCGAGGGATTGAATAAAGTTCTAGATTTGCGTCAATTGGAAAGTAAAGGTATTACGGCGCGAGTGATCAGATTGGAACTTACGGAAGGGAAAATGCAAGTCATTGGTTTTGCCAAAATGGATGCTCTGCCCGAACAATAG
- a CDS encoding bifunctional serine/threonine-protein kinase/formylglycine-generating enzyme family protein → MSQCLNPNCNYQNPDPALIFCSQCGSKLKIGDRYRAIAILGQGGFGKAFMGIDEALPSHPHCVIKQFFPADLNSAVKAAELFQQEAIRLDDLGKNPQIPTLFAHLEHDGRQYLIQEFIDGQDLLKELQEQGAFSEAKIRMLLGDLLPVLQFIHERNVIHRDIKPENIIRRRSPSISGSLSGSVVTGSHVLVDFGAAKFVTSAALMETGTRIGSAIYVAPEQVRGKAIFASDIYSLGVTCIHLLTCASPFELMDMDGSWIWRDFLENTSVSPALGQILDRMIAVAPSQRYQTAQAVLNDLKNLTSPSHQAYTPRFQRSGYAKATAKTQITPIGTPKAQPIQAISPPLSQFSFETAIVAVHRLGIGKLIKHQLQISTRQKTGRIYIETLGNVQGKPIGLEMVFIPAGKFQIGSPVSEVERSDEETPRHIVNIPAFFMSRFPITQRQWKVVMDNNPAMFIGKGDRPVEMVSWEDTQAFCQKLVERTGKPYRLPSESEWEYACRAGTLTAFGFGETIAANLANYNGASPYKYAPQGLSNSSTTEVGTYPANAFGLHDMHGNVWEWCADYWHDDYDLLPRDGTAWTQGGDRSCRVVRGGSWRDPAHYCRSAKRFKNATNQGDRCTGFRVAVTLTTQ, encoded by the coding sequence ATGAGTCAGTGCCTCAACCCTAACTGCAATTACCAAAACCCCGATCCTGCACTGATTTTTTGTAGTCAATGTGGGTCAAAATTGAAGATTGGCGATCGCTATCGAGCGATCGCCATTCTCGGTCAAGGTGGATTTGGAAAAGCTTTTATGGGCATAGATGAAGCACTTCCTTCCCATCCACACTGTGTGATCAAACAGTTCTTTCCTGCCGATCTTAATAGTGCGGTGAAGGCAGCCGAGTTATTTCAACAGGAAGCAATTCGCCTTGATGATTTGGGGAAAAATCCGCAAATACCAACATTATTTGCCCATTTAGAACATGATGGTCGCCAATATCTGATTCAAGAATTTATAGATGGGCAGGATCTGTTAAAGGAACTGCAAGAGCAAGGTGCTTTTAGTGAAGCCAAGATTCGGATGTTGCTGGGGGATCTACTTCCAGTTTTGCAGTTTATTCATGAACGCAATGTGATTCATCGCGACATCAAGCCTGAAAATATTATCCGTCGGCGATCGCCAAGTATCTCTGGTTCTTTATCTGGCTCTGTGGTAACTGGCAGTCATGTTTTAGTTGATTTTGGGGCAGCAAAATTTGTAACATCGGCAGCATTAATGGAAACAGGAACTCGCATCGGAAGTGCCATATATGTTGCACCCGAACAAGTGCGAGGAAAAGCCATTTTTGCCAGTGATATCTATAGTTTGGGAGTGACCTGCATTCATCTGCTCACCTGTGCCTCTCCTTTCGAGTTAATGGACATGGATGGATCATGGATATGGCGCGATTTTTTAGAAAATACTTCTGTTAGCCCCGCACTTGGTCAGATTCTCGATCGCATGATTGCGGTGGCTCCCAGTCAGCGCTATCAGACAGCTCAAGCAGTTTTAAATGATCTTAAAAATTTAACTTCTCCATCCCATCAAGCTTACACCCCAAGATTCCAAAGATCGGGTTATGCCAAGGCTACTGCCAAAACTCAGATTACACCGATCGGCACACCTAAAGCTCAACCAATTCAGGCGATCTCACCGCCGTTATCACAATTTTCCTTTGAAACGGCGATCGTTGCAGTTCATCGGTTAGGGATTGGCAAACTCATCAAACATCAATTGCAAATTAGTACTAGACAGAAAACAGGAAGAATCTATATTGAGACGCTAGGTAATGTCCAAGGGAAACCGATTGGCTTAGAAATGGTATTTATTCCCGCAGGGAAATTTCAAATTGGTTCACCAGTTAGTGAAGTAGAACGTAGCGATGAAGAAACTCCCCGCCATATTGTGAATATTCCTGCTTTCTTTATGTCGCGATTTCCCATTACTCAGAGGCAATGGAAAGTCGTAATGGATAATAATCCTGCGATGTTTATTGGCAAAGGCGATCGCCCCGTGGAAATGGTGTCATGGGAGGATACCCAAGCCTTTTGTCAGAAATTAGTAGAGAGAACTGGGAAACCTTATCGATTACCGAGCGAATCAGAATGGGAATATGCCTGTCGAGCTGGGACTTTAACTGCTTTTGGCTTTGGCGAAACAATCGCTGCAAATTTAGCGAATTACAATGGGGCAAGTCCTTACAAATACGCGCCTCAAGGACTCAGTAACTCGTCAACTACTGAAGTCGGTACTTATCCAGCCAATGCCTTTGGGCTGCATGATATGCATGGCAATGTGTGGGAATGGTGCGCGGATTATTGGCATGATGACTATGACCTTTTGCCGAGGGACGGTACTGCATGGACACAGGGAGGCGATCGCAGTTGTCGGGTAGTGCGTGGCGGCTCATGGCGCGATCCTGCCCATTATTGTCGCTCAGCAAAGCGTTTTAAAAATGCAACCAATCAAGGCGATCGCTGCACAGGCTTTCGAGTTGCCGTTACTTTAACCACCCAATAG
- a CDS encoding cyclic nucleotide-binding domain-containing protein: MTTIDLFNNAKDFVIFPAGQVIFEKGGLADHMYAIVEGEVEISIDGKLLDTTAAGGIVGEMALISSSPRSATAIAKTECKLVPVDHKRFTFLVQQTPNFALNVMKIMVERIRKLDALVLSIQQD, from the coding sequence TTGACTACAATTGACTTGTTTAATAACGCAAAAGACTTTGTGATCTTCCCCGCAGGTCAAGTGATCTTTGAAAAGGGTGGACTCGCTGATCATATGTATGCGATCGTGGAAGGGGAAGTAGAAATTTCGATAGATGGTAAGTTGCTAGACACCACGGCTGCTGGCGGAATCGTTGGGGAAATGGCTCTGATTAGTTCCAGTCCAAGAAGCGCCACCGCGATCGCTAAAACTGAATGTAAGCTAGTTCCTGTCGATCACAAGCGATTTACCTTCTTAGTGCAACAAACTCCTAATTTTGCACTTAATGTGATGAAAATCATGGTTGAAAGAATCAGAAAACTAGATGCTCTTGTCTTATCGATTCAACAAGATTAG
- a CDS encoding TIGR00297 family protein, giving the protein MINSFPISQGWLIAIVLNTILGAIALLLPRKVLTTAGICHAWALGITVWGCLGWQGYLVILSYLIVGSGVTRIGKDIKEAKGIAEKRDGARGPENLWGSAATGAVCAIGQVIAPNPLWLLAYVASLSTKLADTTASEIGKAYGKSTFLITTLKPVAAGTEGAISLEGTIAGIIGSLVIAAIGWAVGLLTSPWDLLWCAIAAFIATNIESLIGATLQEKYDWLTNELVNGINTTIGAAIAVLIVQLLQIFNLKLT; this is encoded by the coding sequence AATAGCGATCGTCCTCAATACGATCCTTGGTGCGATCGCTTTACTATTACCTCGCAAAGTCTTAACCACCGCAGGTATTTGCCATGCATGGGCATTAGGAATAACGGTCTGGGGCTGTCTGGGATGGCAAGGTTATCTTGTCATTTTAAGCTATCTGATCGTCGGTTCGGGGGTAACTCGCATCGGTAAGGACATCAAAGAAGCGAAAGGTATTGCCGAGAAACGTGACGGTGCAAGAGGTCCTGAAAATCTTTGGGGTTCGGCTGCTACAGGTGCGGTTTGCGCGATCGGTCAGGTGATCGCTCCCAATCCCTTGTGGTTATTAGCCTATGTCGCTAGTCTCAGCACCAAACTTGCGGATACGACGGCCAGTGAAATTGGCAAGGCTTACGGTAAAAGTACATTTTTGATCACCACACTCAAGCCAGTTGCCGCAGGTACAGAGGGCGCTATTAGCTTAGAAGGCACAATCGCAGGAATTATCGGTTCGCTAGTAATCGCCGCCATTGGTTGGGCAGTGGGATTATTAACTAGTCCTTGGGATCTGCTTTGGTGTGCGATCGCCGCTTTTATTGCCACCAATATCGAAAGCCTAATCGGAGCCACTTTGCAAGAAAAATATGACTGGCTCACCAATGAGCTTGTTAATGGAATTAACACAACAATTGGAGCAGCGATCGCAGTGTTAATTGTACAGTTATTACAAATATTTAATCTTAAGTTAACGTAG